CATTCGCGGGCACCCGCACATCGGCGAAGAACACCTCGCAGAGGTCGAGACCCTTGAGCCCCATCTTCGAGAGCTTGCGGACGGAGACGCCGGTGAGCGACGGATCGATCATCAGCGTCGTGATCCCGTCACGCTTGCCGCCTCCGGTGGAGGTGCGCACTCCGGTCACGATGACATCGGAGACCGCGGCGCCCGTGATGAAGACCTTCGATCCGTTCACGATGTAGTCGTCGCCGTCGAGGACCGCCGTCGTCCGCAGCGCGGCAGCGTCGGATCCGGAACCCGGCTCCGTGAGCGCGAAGGCAACGTTGTCGCCGTCGAGGATGCGCGGCATCCACACGGCCTTCTGCTCGTCGGTGCCCAAGCGATCAATCGCCTCGGCGCCCAGCACCCAGAGGGAGAAGTACGCCTGGCCGACGACGAGGTTGTGGCGGGCGAGCGCCTCGTGCACGAGCACGAGATCCTGAGCGCTCGCGCCGGCACCGCCGGCCTCCTCCGAGATGGGGAGTGCCGACCATCCTGCGCTCGCGAGCGCGTCCATGACCTCTTGCGGGTACCGCGCCTCACGATCGAGCATCGCGGAGTACTCGTCGGTGACGATGCTCGCGCAGATCTGATCGATCGCGTCGATCATCATCTGCTGCTCTTCACTGAGCGTGCTCGAGATTGCCATCACATTTCCTTCTCGCTTGCCTACGTTTGTAGGTAATCATGCTTGTCCTACAAGTGTCAAGTCGACAAGAAAAATGTCCTCGACCTGCGTGGGTCAGTACTACGAGACGTGGGACATGCGGCTGCTCAGGGCCGAGCTGGCCAAGGAATCCCAGGCAGCGAACTCCGCGTCTCGAGCCAAGCCCTTGGTCAGTAGCGCCACGGTGTCGCCGGCGAATCGCACGACGCGCCTGGTCTCAAGGCTCACATTCAGCAGCACGGTCTCCAGGCTGCTGGAGAGCAAGCCCCGATCCTCGTCGACGAGGTACGTCATCGTCTGCACGGCGGTCTCCGTCGCATCGACCAAGCGCATCCTGCAGGTAAATCGGGTGCCCAATCGCACCTCCCGCAGGTAGCGCGCGCGGTGCTCGATCGAGAACAGGCCCATGCCCGTCCGCACCGGGTACTCCAGGTCGAGGCCGAACGCACCGCATCCGGCTATCGTCGCCCTCGTCTGCACGTTCAGGTACTCCAGCACGGTCATGTGGCCCATGACATCCAGTTGCTCCGGCTCAACGGATCCTTCGCTTACGATCGGCACGCCGGCCAGATCGTCGAACGCGGGGGCACGGAGGCTCATGTCCGCGCACCGCTCGGCGCCGGGACGGCCGGCTCATCGAGCCCTGCCACTGGCTTCACGCGCGACCGCCGACGACGGACGAGCGAGATCAGCCCGCCCGGCACGAACAGCACGAGCAGGATGTAGACGATGCCGAGCACAAGGTCGTGCGAGGTCACGGCGCGCTCGAGGTAGGTGGGCAGCTCATGCACCCACGCCTGGCGATCGAGCTGGTCCAGCATCGGGCCGCTCAGCCGCACCAGGAACGCACCCAGGATCGGGCCGAGCAGGGTT
The window above is part of the Agrococcus sp. ARC_14 genome. Proteins encoded here:
- a CDS encoding acyl-CoA dehydrogenase family protein encodes the protein MAISSTLSEEQQMMIDAIDQICASIVTDEYSAMLDREARYPQEVMDALASAGWSALPISEEAGGAGASAQDLVLVHEALARHNLVVGQAYFSLWVLGAEAIDRLGTDEQKAVWMPRILDGDNVAFALTEPGSGSDAAALRTTAVLDGDDYIVNGSKVFITGAAVSDVIVTGVRTSTGGGKRDGITTLMIDPSLTGVSVRKLSKMGLKGLDLCEVFFADVRVPANEVLGEVGQGWNGVLPGLANERLLLAALSVGALRDLLDRCLAYAKERQTFGKPIGGHQLIADKLVEMRVAIEANHALTMHAATLVDAGDPDAVNVASIAKLSATRDYVSATREAVQIFGGYGFCDEYPVSRHYRDCKYLEIGGGTSEIQKIVIARGMGIRL
- a CDS encoding thioesterase family protein; protein product: MSLRAPAFDDLAGVPIVSEGSVEPEQLDVMGHMTVLEYLNVQTRATIAGCGAFGLDLEYPVRTGMGLFSIEHRARYLREVRLGTRFTCRMRLVDATETAVQTMTYLVDEDRGLLSSSLETVLLNVSLETRRVVRFAGDTVALLTKGLARDAEFAAWDSLASSALSSRMSHVS